TGCCCATTATCCCGAGCCAGTTTGTTGAACCGGGCGTAGATCCTGCGTTGGCGCTCAAGGCTTTTCTAGCGGCGTATCCCGAAACCAGCGAAATTGTAGTTAAGCCCACAGTGGGTTCTTATTCGAGAGGTGTTCAGCGTTACACCCGGCCGCGGGAAGCTGAAGCTGCTGAACATATCGCCCAACTGCTCGGTAAGGGCTGCCACGTGATACTGCAACCCTATATCGACTCAATTGATCGAGACGGCGAAACCGACCTGATCTATTTCGACAATGTCTACAGTCATGCCATCCGTAAGAGCGCAATGCTTATGCCGGACGGTACAGTGAATGTCCCCACGCTCGAGTTCCGCAAAGCACGAACGGCTGACGAAGAAGAGCGCGCCGTGGCTTTAGCTGCGCTCAACGCAGCGGCATCACATTTAGGCCTTGAGAAACCGCTGCTGTACGGACGGGTCGATCTGATTCGCGACGTTCACGGCAATCCAATGGTGATGGAAATGGAGATTTGTGAACCCTCGTTGAATCTGCCGTTCGGTGAAGGCAGTGCATTGCGATTTGCGCAGGCGCTGAAGGAACGGTTGCTGGGTTAACCAGAAATTAGAGGGGATTACCGGTCCGGGCATATCGAGAAAGCTGCCAACGATGCTTTGCTCGTGCGCGCCTACAGGATTTTCGGCGTGTTCGGGGTGTTGGCTATGTGGCGTTCCGGGGATTTGATTCTGCCCGGAGGGCGTGGGAGGCCAGCTTGCTGACGATCTGCCGGGCACCGGCAGCAAAATCTGTGCATGCGGTGTTTCAGGCCCAACCGAGGCTTCCGGTTTCAGGGCTGCTGCGCAGCCCATCGCGGCCTCGCGTTGCTCGTGCGCGCCTACAGGTTGCGGCGGTTTCGGGTTCAGGCAAAGGAGTTGTGGGTGTCTGCCTGCTCGGCCGGGTAAAACTCGCCTTCCATTTCCAGCTCAGCCAGCCTTGCCCTGACAGCTTGTTCTATCTCCATCACGTTCGCAGGAGCGTCGATGTCGTCCGGCACCAGCCACACGCGGCTCACGTTTTGTCCGTGGGTGCCTTCGCTGAGCATATCGTGGGTAAACAACTGATTGGCGCGCCACAGGCAGAGCTGATCTTCGCTTGGACCGTGCTCCGAGAGGGACGCTGCGGACGACAACCAGATTTCGTTGAAGGTCTTGAGGTCGGCGTCGGCCAGTTCTTTCAGGGATATCAGGGTTTTCATGACGGTTCCTTGTGAGCGGGTATAAGACTCTGACGCACAGCGGTACGCAGGCGTTCCCGCTAACAGAGGTTAGAAGATGAAATCGAAAGGACGAGACCTATTGCATGAACGGCAGCCGTCCCGTTGACGGGACGGCTGCCAGATTGAATTCAGAAAGGGAAGGTCGCAGACACCTTTGCATTCGCAGGGCCGGGGCCGTTGTCAGCGTTTGACGGGAGCCGGCAGCGTGACCAGCGCTACATATTCATCCCAGAAAGCTTTTTGATTGATGCCATAGATGACTTTCGCCTTTTGCGTTCCGACCGGCGCCCCCTTTTTGTAGCCCATCGAGCGTCCGTAGTCGGGGCCGAAATGGGCATCGACGTCCACCCACAGCTCCTTCGACTCAGTCACCAGCTCAGGGTGGACCAGATACAGCGCGGGCAGGCTGTCCCACGTGAAACTGTGGTACGCCGGATCTTTCTCGAATGCCGGCCCAAGTACGGTTTTATAAAGCTCCGGGATCACGCCCTGTGCGGCGATCACCCGCTTGTAAACGGAGGCGTCGAACATCACCTTTTCACACACGTCGTTGGGGAAAATCACGTGTTCAATGGGTGAACGCAACACAATACGCGCCGCTTCCGGGTCGAACCACCAGTTGAACTCCGCCGCAGGCGTGGTGTTGCCGGGGATTTCTATGGCGCCGCCCATGTACACGATGCGTTTGATCAGCGGCACGATCTCCGGTGCGGTCCGGATCGCCAGCGCTACGTTGGTCAGCGGGCCGACGGCCAGTAAGGTGACCTCATGCGGGTTACGTTTTACGCTGTCGATGATGAATTGCGCGGCCGACTCTTTGCGCAATTGGGTGTGAGTGGCCAGGCCATCCGGCGGCGCAGTCAATTGCGCGGCCGAAGTGGGGCGCGGGTTTTTGAATGCACCCGGCCAGCCAGCGCCAAACAGCGCCTGTTCCTGCGGATAAGTGGCAACGTCGTGCAGCAGTGGATACGCGGCCCCGGAATAGACGCCCACGTCTTTTTCCACGCCCATGCGTTCGACGGCCTTGAGTGCATCGACCTGCGCCTGATCCACCCAGGCATTGCCGCTGACCAGGGTCATGCCGAGCAGGTCGATCTTCTTCTGGGCGTGCAGCTGCGCAAGCATAATGAAAGCCTGGCCGTCATCATTGAGCACATTGAAATCGGTGTCGAAAATCACTTTTTCCGCCGCGTGCAGCGATGTAGCGGACAGCCCGACGGTCAACGCCAGGGCACAGCTTTTAAGAAACGCCTGCATGGTCTATTTCCATTTGAACGAGAGGAATGCGCGGCCCCTGCACGCAAGGGCTGTCAGCGATTGACCAGTTTGGCCGGCAATGCGATGACCAGAAAGCTGCTCAGGATCAAACACCCGGCAAAGAACCACAACGCGCCCGCGCTGCTGCCGGTGACGTCGATGGCGATGCCCATCATCGAGTTGCTCACCAGGCCCGCGATATTGGCCAGCGAGCAGGCGAGGGCGAAACCGGTGGCGGCGGCGCGGCCTTTCAGAAACGTCGCCGGCAGGCTGAAGAACACCGGCACCGCACCGATGATTGCCGCCGATGCAATTGCAAACAGCACCACCGTCATTACCACGCTGTGGGTGAAGAAGGTGCTGGTGGCCATGGCGACCGCGCCGACCAGAAACGGCACGATGATGTGCCAGCGACGCTCGCGATGACGGTCCGAACTGGCGCCGATCATCAGCATGCCGATCAGTGCCGCAACGCTCGGCAGCGCGGTGAGGATGCCGATGTGAAAGGTATCGACCACGCCTGCGTTCCTGATGAAGGTCGGCATCCAGAAACCCATGGCGTAAGCACTGAGCAGAATCGAAAAGTCGATACCGCCGAGCATCCAGACTTTCAGGTTGAAGAAACCGTCGCGGAAACTGTGTTTGCTGTCTTTGCCTTCGGCGTCGTCCAGACGCAGCTCACTGTCGAGCAGTGCTTTTTCGTCGGCGTTCAGCCATTTGGCTTGTTGCGGGTTATTGGGCAATGCCCAGAAGGTCAGAATGCCCAGCAGCACGCTTGGAATGCCTTCGATCAGAAACAACCACTGCCAGCCGCGCAGGCCGCCGGTCATGTCGAAATGGCCCATGATCCAGCCCGACAGCGGGCCGCCAATAACGCTCGACAGCGGCAGGCCAATCATGAATAGCGCAATGATCCGTCCGCGCCGGTAGGTCGGGAACCAGGTGGTCAGGTAAAACAGCACGCCTGGCAGGAATCCCGCTTCTGCAGCGCCCAGCAGAAACCGCAGCACGTAGAACTGCGTGGTAGTGGTCACGAACAAGGTGCAGACCGACAACAGGCCCCAGGTGATCATGATTCGCGCGATCCAGATCTTCGCGCCGACCTTTTCCAGCACCAGGTTGCTCGGCACTTCGAAGAGGATGTAGCCGACAAAAAACAGTCCGGCGCCGAGGCCGAAAGCGGTTTCGCTGAAATGCAGTTGATCGAGCATCTGCAACTTGGCAAAGCCAATGTTGATGCGGTCCAGGTAGGCGGCCAGATAGCAAAAGCACAGGAACGGGATGAGCTTCCAGGTGATCTTGTGGTAGAGCGCCTTGATCGGGTCCGCAGCGTGTGTCGCGGCGGTTTCTATGTTCGCAGAGGGCATCGGTGTCTCCTGGCCTGTTATGTTTTGTGCACCGCGCCTGTAGGAGCCAACGTGTTGGCGAGACGGTTTATGTACACCCAAAATCCTTCTCGTGAACACGTTCGCTCCTACAGCTTACCGCTTGTGGCTTGCCGCTTGAAACTGCTCCAGCGCTTCCTGCTTCGCCACCACATCCCCGTACTTGCTGTCGATATCGAATAGATTTGCCTCGTGCGGCGCCGGATGCCGATCGCCCACGCATTCGCGCACCACGATGGTTCGGAAGCCATGCTGCACGGCATCCACCGCTGTGGCGCGAATGCAGCCGCTGGTGGAGCAACCGGCGAGTACCACGGTGTCGATGCCTTGAACGTGCAGCATTGATGCCAGCGACGTGCCAAAAAAGGAACTGGCGTACTGCTTGCTGATCACCACCTCATCGGCGTTCGGCACGACTTCCTCGCAGAACGCCGCCAGCGGGTTGCCTTCTACCATGTCTCGCATCACCGGGGCTTTTTTCACCCACATGCCGCCGTCGATGAAGTGCCCGGCGTGGTAGCGGATATTGGTGTGAATCACCAGCACGCCATGCTGCCGCGCACTGGCCAGCAGTTCGACGCTCTCGGCCACGGCGCTGACCACCCCTGACGCATAAAGCGGAGCCCCTTCACGGGTGTAGCCCTGCATGAAATCAATCATCAGCAGCGCCGCTTTTTTGCCGAAACCGATACGATTGCCCCAAACGCCCTGATAGTTGGCGTCGGCGGATTGTTCTTCACTCATGGCGCTCTCACTGTGCAATTGATTGTTCAGGCCAACGCCTGAAATCTGCGGGAGGCTGCTTGCTCGCGAGACGCCAGTACAGTCGATGCATCTCCTGTGCCTGACACATCCATCGCGCGCAAGCTCCCTCCCACACGGCAATCTCATTTCCCCGTTACATCACATCAATGATGGGTCGGTCAGCGGTTCACCCAGAAAGTCACCGAACGCTGCGAAAAAGCCGGGCAGGTTATCCCACGGAATCATGTGGCCGGCGTTTTCGACGTGGGTGATGGTGATAGCCGGTTGTAGCGCTGCGATTTCCGCTTCGTCCTTGGCCTGGATCACGCCGCCGCGTGTGGCGACGATCAGCAGGGCAGGGACGGGAAGGTTGGGTAGATCCTTGTGGAAGTCTTCTTCATGGAAATCGTTGAAGGCACGGACAATGGCCGGCTCGTAACAGGTGTGCAGCCATTCGGCACGCAGTTGCAGTTGTTCGGGCGTCCAGGTGGCGCAGAAGGCGCGCATGTCGTCAGCGGTCATGCCGGCCTGGGACTGGCGGATTGAATCCACGTACCACGGCAGTTTCGACGGGTATTCGCGGCGACCGGGACCGGATACCGGGGGATCAATCAGCACCAGGCTTTTAACGCCCTTTGGATGTCGCACCGCACTGCGTACCGCAAAACGAGCGCCCATGGAATGACCGGCGATGTGGTAACTGTCCAGCTTCATCGCCTGGGCGAACGCAGCGATGTCATCGGCGCAGGTGTCAACGCTGTAGTCGAGGTCCGGGCCGGTCGAGGACAAGCCGCGCCCGCGCGCATCCAGCACGTAGGTGTCTAAATGTTCGCCCAGTGTTTCAGCGACAAACCCCCAGGTGATCGCGGGGCTGGTGATCCCCGGAATCAGCAGCAGCGCCGGTTTGCCGCTGTGCCGCTCGCCGCCGTAGCGCAGGTAGTGTTGGCGAATGCCGTTGGCTTGCACGTTGCCGCCATGAATGAACGTACTCATGCGCTCACCTCCGATTTGAGTTCATGGCCGTACAGGTCATAGCCGTAGACCCAGGCCGGGTCTTCCTGGGTGCGCAGCCAGGTGTTGGCGTTCGACACCGCTTGTACGCGCGAAGCACGCTCCTTGCGGTTGGCCTCGTAGAGTTCGAAGGCGGTGCGGTAGTCGGTCAGGCCGGTTTCCTGCAAGCATCGGGTCAGCATCGCGGCGTCTTCGATGGCCATGCCCGCGCCTTGCGCCATGTGCGGTTTCATGGGGTGGCACGCGTCACCCAGCAACACCAGGCGACCGCGGCTCCACAACGGCAGGGGATTGCGGTTGAGCAACGGCCATTTGGTCACGCTCGTGGTGGACTCGATCAGTGCCTGCACCGTCGGGTGATACCCGGCGAACGCCTCGTACATTTCGTCCTGGCTGCTGTCGACCCAACTGCTCTGGAAATCCCAGGCCGGGTGAGGAACGCCGGTCACGTAGTAGTACTCATCGCGCTTGCCGGTGGTGTGATAGACCATCATGTGGCGATCCTTGCTCCACCATTTCACGCAGTTCTCGAAGTCCAGTCCGTACTTGGTCAGCATCTCACTGGGGATCAGCGCGCGATGGGCGACCCAGCCGCTGTACAAGGGTTTTTCCACGCCGAGCAATTCTTCACGAATCCGCGAATTGATGCCGTCGGCGCCGATCACGATATCGGCGGTGGCGTGAGTGCCGTCGGCGAAGTTCAGGCGCACGCCGTTTTCGGTTTCTTCAAGGGTGGTCAGGCATTTGCTGAAGTGCACGCTGCCGGGTGCCAGGGTCGACATTTGCAGCGCATGCAAATCACCACGGTGAACGGTGATGTACGCCGCGCCGTATTCCTTGCGCGAGAACTCGCCCAGCGCAATGCGCGACAGGTAATCCCCGGTGGCGCCATCGCGGCTGAACCAGAAGTCCGGGTGCGAACCCATGTCGCTCAGCTGCTGCTCGATCCCCATGCGGCGGAAGATCTTCATGATGTTCGGCCCCATGTGGATCCCGGCGCCGATGCGCGAAAACCCGGAAGCCTGCTCGTACACATCAACCATGAAGCCCGCTTTCTGCAACAGCGTGGCGGCTGCGGCCCCACCCAGGCCGGATCCTACGATGGCGATTCTTTGCGTGTTTGGCATGGGGTGCATCCCTCGTGTTGCTCGAAAGCGGTAAGAAAACGGACGAATCGGATATCTCGTCCTGCTGCGTTTTTTAAGTGTATACGCTGTTTTTTTTAAAAGTGAATAGACACTTTTAAAAATAATTCCAGACAGATTTCGGGCGATGTAACCCTTGGTAACTCAGTAGATATTGAGTTTGATTCCGTTGGTAACGAAATGGCGCAGCTCTTGCAGATAGCCTTCAATTGATGTCTGATCGCTTTTAATAAGTGTGTACGCTACAAAATATGCACTGGTCTGAAGCGCGATGCCTTTCAATGGTGCATTTGGCGGAATGCCAGATGCCGAGGAGATGAAAATGCCGGTTAGCGATTGCCAATTGACCCAGATGTTCGAGCACGTCCTGACATTGTCCAAAGTCGATGCCACTCAGAGCGTCGCGGTGTTGAAGAGTCATTACTCCGATCCGCGCACCGTGCGGGCTGCGATGGAAGCGGCCCAGCGTCTGGGCGCCAAGGTTTATGCGGTGGAATTGCCGTCGTTCAACCATCCGACGGCGATGGGCAATGACATGACCGCCTACTGCGGCGACACCGCGCTGACCGGCAACCTCGCCGCGCAACGGGCGCTGGAAGCGGCGGACCTGGTGGTCGATACGATGATGTTGCTGCATTCGCCGGAACAGGAGCAGATCCTCAAGACCGGGACGCGCATCCTGTTGGCCGTCGAGCCCCCGGAAGTGCTGGCCCGGATGCTGCCAACGCTGGCGGACAAGGCGCGGGTGATGGCGGCCGACGAGGTGCTCAAGGCGGCCCGTTCGATCCATGTGAAGTCGAAGGCGGGCAGCGATTTCCGTGCGCAGTTGGGGCAGTACCCTTCAGTGACCGAGTATGGTTTTGCCGATGAACCGGGCCGTTGGGATCATTGGCCAAGCGGGTTTCTGTTCTCCTGGCCCAACGAGGAGACTGCCGAAGGCACGCTGGTGATCGACATCGGCGATATTGTCCTGCCGTTCAAAACCTACTCCCGCGAGCAGATCACGCTGGTGATCGACAAGGGCTTCATCACCTCGATTCATGGCGGATTCGAGGCTGAATACCTGCGTGATTACATGCAGTATTTCAACGACCCCGAGGTGTATGGCATTTCCCACATCGGTTGGGGCTTGCAGCCGCGTGCGCAGTGGACGGCGATGGGGTTGCACGACAAGAACGACGGCATGTGCATGGACGCCCGAGCGTTCTACGGCAATTTCCTGTTTTCCACCGGGCCCAATACCGAAGTCGGCGGCAAGCGCAAGACGCCATGCCACCTGGACATTCCGCTGCGTCGCTGCGACATCTATCTGGACGATCAAGCCGTTGTGTTGGGCGGTGAAGTGGTCTCGCCGGAGGCTTCGAAAGCGCGTTGATCTGTAGGAGCGCTTGCCCGCGACGTCGGTGTGTCTGCAAGGCTTGTGTTGTTTGAAACACCGTCATCGCGGGCAAGCGCGCTCCTGTAACTGATCTGTGTCGATTCCCCTCTATCCCCGCACGCGTTAATGTACCGGCCAACTTCCCCAGCCCGCGACTGAGTCAGCCTGTGCCGAACGACGAACCTTCCAGTAACGACGCGTCCTACGCGTTTTCCAACCAGGTGGGTCACCTGCTGCGCAAGGCGTATCAGCGCCACCTGGCGATCTTCCAGCAAAACGTCGGGGATTCGCAGCTCACTGCCGTTCAGTTCGTCACCTTGTGCGCCTTGCGCGATCACGGCCCCAGCTCTCAAACCGCACTGGTCAAAGCCACCGCCGTGGATCAGGCGACCATCCGTGGCATTGTCGACCGGCTCAAGGCGCGTGACCTGATAAGCCTCGATCCCGATCCCCAGGACAAACGCAAAGTCATCTGCAGCCTCACGGACACCGGCCTTCAATTGGTGCAGGAAACCGTCCCCCGCGCCGCCCACATCAGTGAACTGACCTTGAGCAAACTCAACCCCGCCGAGCGCGTGGCGGTGTTGTTTCTGCTGCGCAAATTGATTGAAGACGGCGATGAGTAAATCAGTGTGCTCCCTTCCCCTGTAGGAGCGCGCTTGCCCGCGAAGACTTAAGTACATCCAACACATTTCCCCGTCAGGCCGGTCATTTCACGGGCAAGCGCGCTCCTACACGTCGAACTGCCCACCACTGGCACGCTTCCTGCTCCCATTTCATGAAGTGAACACTTCATCAAATGCCAGGGATGGTCGGTAACACACGGGGAGCGGAACATGAGTGAGCGTGCTGTCGCGGCTGAAAGGACCGTGACGCTGCGGGTCAACGGTCAGACCACCTCGGTGACGGCGATGGCGGACACTCCGCTGTTGATGATCCTGCGCAACGACCTGCAACTCAACGGGCCCAAATTCGGTTGCGGCCTGGGCGAATGCGGTGCGTGCACGGTGATCATCGATGGCGTGGCCGCCCGGGCCTGCGTGTTCCCGCTGGCTGGCGCCGAAGGTCGCGAAATCACCACGCTGGAGGGCATCGGCAGCCGTGAATGCCTGCACCCGGTTCAACAGGCGTTCATCGACGAGCAGGCCGCGCAATGCGGCTATTGCATGAACGGCATGATCATGACCGCCAAGGCATTGCTGGACCGCAACCCGCATCCCACCGAAGCGCAAATCCGCAACGAGCTTTCGGCCAATCTCTGCCGTTGCGGCACCCACATCGAAATCATGCGGGCCGTGATGCGCGCCGCTCGCCAAAAGCCTTGAACGGACAGACGACCATGACCCAGACCGCGCCGACCCGTGACCAACTGCTGGCGAAAAACGGCGTATTGCTGATCATCGACGACATCCTCCCGCCTTCGGGCCCGGTTGCCAAAGGCGGCACGCCGACCGTCAGGCCAAAGGAGCTGGGGCTGTTCATTGCCGTCGATGAGGACAACAGCGTTTACGCGTTCAACGGCCATGTGGACCTGGGCACCGGTATTCGCACCTCGCTGGCGCAGATCGTGGCCGAAGAGCTGGAACTCAACATGGATCAGCTGAAGATGATTCTGGGGGACACCGAACGTGCGCCCAATCAGGGTGCGACGATTGCCAGCGCGACGCTGCAGATTTCTGCCATCCCGCTGCGCAATGCCGCCGCCGAAGCACGACGTTTTCTGCTGTCCGAGGCGGCGCGGCGTTGGTCGGTCGCCGTTGAGTCGCTGACCATCGACGCAGGGGTGATCATCTCTGAAGACGGGCGTAAGACGACGTTCGGCGAGCTGGTCAGCGGCCAGCACACCGAGCTGCGCATCTCCGGTACCGCCCCCCTGAAAAAACTCGAAGACTACAAACTGGTGGGGCAGGCCGCTGCGCGGGTCGACATCCCCGGCAAAGCCACCGGCGAGCTGACCTATGTGCACGACATGCGCCTGCCGGACATGCTGCACGGGCGCGTGGTGCGGCCGCCGTACGCAGGTTTCGACACCGGGGACTTTGTCGGCACCAGCTTGCTGGAGGTTGATGAATCGTCCATTGACCACATTCCCGGCATCGTGCGGGTGGTGGTGATTCGTGACTTCGTCGGTGTCGTCGCGATGCGTGAAGAGCAGGCCGCCAAGGCCGCCCGGGAGCTGAAAGTCAGCTGGAAGCCCTGGCAGCACAAGCTGCCGGACATGAGCGATGTCGAGCAGGCGATTCGTGACAACCCGAGCATTCAGCGCGTGGTGCTGGACAAAGGCAATGTGGTTAAAGCACTGGAAGGCGCCAGCGAGCGAATGGCCCGCACCTATCTGTGGCCCTACCAGATTCATGGCTCCATCGGACCATCGTGTGGGGTGGCGGACTACCAGCCCGACGGCATTCGTGTGTGGTCCGGCACGCAAAATCCCCACATGCTGCGCGCTGATCTGGCGTGGTTGCTGGAGTACCCCGAGGAGAATATCGACATCATCCGCATGGAGGCGGCCGGCTGTTACGGCCGCAACTGCGCTGACGATGTGTGCGCCGACGCGGTGTTGCTGTCCCGCGCCGTTGGCCTGCCGGTGCGCGTGCAACTGACCCGCGAGCAAGAGCACGTGTGGGAGCCAAAAGGTACCGCGCAATTGATGGAGGTCGACGGCGGGATCAACGCCGATGGCGGCGTGGCCGGTTATGACTTTCAAACCAGCTACCCCTCCAACAATTCACCCACTCTGGCGCTGCTGCTGACCGGGCGTGTGGAACCGGTGGCGACTATGTTCGAAATGGGCGACCGCACCTCGATTCCGCCCTACGACTTCGAGCACATGCGCGTGACCATCAACGACATGGCGCCCATCGTTCGTGCTTCGTGGATGCGCGGCGTATCGGCGCTGCCCAACACCTTCGCCCACGAGTCTTACATCGACGAACTGGCGTTCGCGGCAGGCGTTGATCCGATTGAATACCGCCTGCGCTACCTGCATGACGAGCGCGCTTCGGAGCTGGTGCGGTCCACCGCCGCCCGTGCTGAATGGACGCCGCGCACCGAGCCGATGCAGATCCCGGAAGAGGATGGTGTCTTGCGCGGCCGGGGCTTTGCCTACGCGCGGTACATCCATAGCAAGTTTCCCGGCTTTGGCGCTGCGTGGGCGGCATGGGTGGCGGATGTTGCTATCGACAAGCACACCGGTGATGTGTCCGTCACCCGCGTGGTGATTGGTCATGACGCCGGGATGATGGTCAATCCGGCCGGCGTTCAGCACCAGATTCACGGCAACGTCATCCAGTCCACCAGCCGTGTGCTGAAGGAGCGGGTGACGTTCGAGGAGTCCACGGTGTCGAGCAAGGAGTGGGGCGGTTATCCGATCCTGACCTTCCCGCAGGTGCCGAAAGTCGACGTGCTGATGATGCCGCGCCAAAGCGAGCCACCGATGGGCGCAGGGGAGTCTGCGTCGGTGCCGAGTGCGGCCGCCATCGCCAATGCCATTTACGATGCCACCGGCATCCGTTTCCGCGAGCTGCCGATCACCGCCGAACGGGTGCTTGCGGCGTTGAAAGGCGCAGGGGATGCGGCCAACAGCAATCCGCCTGAGTCGCCCAAGGCCAAGCGCTCGAAATGGTTGTTTGGTTCGCTGTTCGCAGCGTTTGGGGCGGTATTGGGCGTGGCGGCGACTGCGTTCCCGTGGAAGTCGGAAATCGCCCCGATCACGCCGCCCGGTGCAGGCACCTGGTCTGCCTCGACCCTTGAGCGCGGGCGCCAACTGGCGGCGGTGGGCGACTGCGCGGTGTGCCACACGGCGCCGGGTGGCGCGACGAACGCCGGTGGGCTGGGGATGCAGACGCCGTTCGGCACGCTTTACAGCAGCAACATCACGCCAGACCCTGAAACCGGCATCGGCAACTGGTCTTATCCTGCGTTCGAACGGGCGATGCGCGACGGCATCAGTCGCGACGGCAAGAATCTCTATCCGGCGTTTCCCTACACCGCGTTCAGAAATATCGACGATGCCGACATGCAGGCGCTGTACGCGTACTTGATGTCTCAGGGGCCGGTCAAGCAGGCGCCCTTGGCTAACGACATGCAGTTCCCGTTCAATCTTCGGCCGTTGATGGCGGGCTGGAACGCGCTGTATTTGCGCAAGGGCGAGGTGCAGGTTCAGCCGCAGCAGAGCGCCCAGTGGAATCGTGGCAATTATCTGGTCAACGGATTGGGCCACTGCGCGGCGTGTCATTCGCCGCGCAATCTCATGGGGGCGGAGAAGGGTGGCACATCATTTCTGGCGGGCGGCATGGTCGATGGCTGGGAAGCGCCTGCGTTGAACAGCCTGTCGAAATCGCCGACGCCGTGGACCGAAGATCAATTGTTCAATTACCTGAGCACCGGGTATTCCGACGCGCACGGCGTGGCGGCGGGGCCAATGGGCCCGGTGGTGAGCGAGCTGGCGAAATTCCCGAAGACTGACGTGCGGGCGATGGCGGTGTATCTGGCCTCACTCAATGGTTCGGTCGAGGCCTCAGCGGCATCTGTTGAGAGTCCGTATCAGCAACAAATCCAGCCTGTCGCACAACCGAGCGTCAGTGCGGTGTCATTGAGCAATGGACAGCGGGTGTTCGAAGGCTCATGTCAGGGCTGTCACGCCGATGGTTTGGGGCCGAAACTGTTTGGCGTCAGCCCGTCGCTGGCCACCAACACCAACGTCCACAGCACGCTTCCGGACAATTTGGTGAAAGTGATTTTGCAGGGCATTGCCACCCCGGCGACGCCTGATCTGGGGTACATGCCGGGCTTCAAGGACAGTTTGTCCAACACCCAGATCAGCGAACTCATCGCCTACCTGCGCAGCCGCTTCGCGCCAAACGAACCGCAGTGGA
The DNA window shown above is from Pseudomonas sp. BSw22131 and carries:
- a CDS encoding (2Fe-2S)-binding protein; its protein translation is MSERAVAAERTVTLRVNGQTTSVTAMADTPLLMILRNDLQLNGPKFGCGLGECGACTVIIDGVAARACVFPLAGAEGREITTLEGIGSRECLHPVQQAFIDEQAAQCGYCMNGMIMTAKALLDRNPHPTEAQIRNELSANLCRCGTHIEIMRAVMRAARQKP
- a CDS encoding molybdopterin cofactor-binding domain-containing protein produces the protein MTQTAPTRDQLLAKNGVLLIIDDILPPSGPVAKGGTPTVRPKELGLFIAVDEDNSVYAFNGHVDLGTGIRTSLAQIVAEELELNMDQLKMILGDTERAPNQGATIASATLQISAIPLRNAAAEARRFLLSEAARRWSVAVESLTIDAGVIISEDGRKTTFGELVSGQHTELRISGTAPLKKLEDYKLVGQAAARVDIPGKATGELTYVHDMRLPDMLHGRVVRPPYAGFDTGDFVGTSLLEVDESSIDHIPGIVRVVVIRDFVGVVAMREEQAAKAARELKVSWKPWQHKLPDMSDVEQAIRDNPSIQRVVLDKGNVVKALEGASERMARTYLWPYQIHGSIGPSCGVADYQPDGIRVWSGTQNPHMLRADLAWLLEYPEENIDIIRMEAAGCYGRNCADDVCADAVLLSRAVGLPVRVQLTREQEHVWEPKGTAQLMEVDGGINADGGVAGYDFQTSYPSNNSPTLALLLTGRVEPVATMFEMGDRTSIPPYDFEHMRVTINDMAPIVRASWMRGVSALPNTFAHESYIDELAFAAGVDPIEYRLRYLHDERASELVRSTAARAEWTPRTEPMQIPEEDGVLRGRGFAYARYIHSKFPGFGAAWAAWVADVAIDKHTGDVSVTRVVIGHDAGMMVNPAGVQHQIHGNVIQSTSRVLKERVTFEESTVSSKEWGGYPILTFPQVPKVDVLMMPRQSEPPMGAGESASVPSAAAIANAIYDATGIRFRELPITAERVLAALKGAGDAANSNPPESPKAKRSKWLFGSLFAAFGAVLGVAATAFPWKSEIAPITPPGAGTWSASTLERGRQLAAVGDCAVCHTAPGGATNAGGLGMQTPFGTLYSSNITPDPETGIGNWSYPAFERAMRDGISRDGKNLYPAFPYTAFRNIDDADMQALYAYLMSQGPVKQAPLANDMQFPFNLRPLMAGWNALYLRKGEVQVQPQQSAQWNRGNYLVNGLGHCAACHSPRNLMGAEKGGTSFLAGGMVDGWEAPALNSLSKSPTPWTEDQLFNYLSTGYSDAHGVAAGPMGPVVSELAKFPKTDVRAMAVYLASLNGSVEASAASVESPYQQQIQPVAQPSVSAVSLSNGQRVFEGSCQGCHADGLGPKLFGVSPSLATNTNVHSTLPDNLVKVILQGIATPATPDLGYMPGFKDSLSNTQISELIAYLRSRFAPNEPQWTGVQDKVAYLRANPGTH